A genomic region of Candidatus Binatia bacterium contains the following coding sequences:
- a CDS encoding TIGR01212 family radical SAM protein (This family includes YhcC from E. coli K-12, an uncharacterized radical SAM protein.) — protein sequence MNFPLHLKNHWGGKRYNSFQSTLKAAFRSRVYKVGLRMDFTCPNRDGSVAVGGCIYCNNAGHTPRGFRPGMSVTEQLERGTETLRRRHRAEKFIAYFQSYSNTYGPVGKLERLYREALDFPGVVGLAISTRPDCVPDEVLDLVADLARRTYLWLELGLESMHDKTLRWVNRGHGLREFIDAVEGGKSRGLRLCTHLILGFPTETRAEILQTPALLNRLGIDGVKLHNLHVIKHTALEDIYLSGAFEILSREAYVALAVDFLELLAPEIVVHRLSGETYRDLTVAPEWSINKIGVHNAIQAEL from the coding sequence ATGAATTTTCCTCTTCACCTTAAGAACCACTGGGGCGGCAAACGGTACAACTCGTTTCAATCGACTCTCAAGGCCGCGTTCCGGAGCCGGGTTTACAAGGTCGGCCTCAGAATGGACTTCACCTGCCCGAACCGCGACGGGTCCGTTGCCGTCGGCGGCTGCATTTACTGCAATAACGCGGGCCACACGCCTCGGGGATTTCGGCCCGGCATGTCCGTGACCGAGCAACTGGAGCGCGGGACCGAAACGCTGCGGCGGCGCCATCGGGCGGAAAAATTCATCGCCTATTTTCAGAGCTACTCCAATACGTACGGCCCGGTCGGCAAGCTCGAGCGTCTCTATCGCGAGGCGCTGGACTTTCCCGGTGTCGTCGGCCTGGCCATCTCGACGCGACCGGACTGCGTGCCGGACGAAGTTCTCGATCTCGTGGCGGATCTGGCGCGCCGCACTTACCTCTGGCTCGAACTCGGACTGGAATCGATGCACGACAAAACGCTTCGCTGGGTAAACCGCGGCCACGGTCTCAGAGAATTTATCGACGCGGTCGAGGGCGGCAAATCCAGGGGCCTCCGTCTTTGCACGCATTTGATTCTCGGCTTTCCCACGGAAACTCGCGCAGAGATCCTCCAGACGCCCGCGCTGCTCAACCGACTGGGAATCGACGGCGTGAAGCTCCACAATCTCCACGTCATCAAGCACACGGCGTTGGAGGATATCTATCTTTCCGGCGCGTTCGAGATCTTGAGCCGCGAGGCCTACGTCGCCCTCGCCGTCGATTTTCTCGAACTGCTCGCTCCCGAAATCGTTGTCCACCGTCTCAGCGGAGAAACTTACCGGGATCTCACCGTCGCCCCCGAGTGGTCGATCAACAAGATCGGCGTGCACAACGCGATTCAGGCGGAGCTGGA